AATCATCTTCTGAGGATACAACAACATCAGCAATGCCGTCTCCGTTAATATCTGGGATCGGAGCAATAGCTTTCACGCTGTTATCCCAGCTGGTAGAAATATAATAGTACCAGAGTTGATTTCCAATTGGATAATCGATGTTGTTTCCTTCTCCTGCTACTGCAACCTGTGTGCACGGACTTGAGGGATCGTTACTGTCAATACTTATTGTCTCAGTATAGTAAACACCAGCTGCTGGTGTAAACCAAACACCCATTTGTACTGTTTGCAGAGGAGAGAGATTAATGGGATATGTAACAGCATCGTCAATATAGAAGTGACTGGGACTGCTTGAATAGGCATTCGAAATAGTGAGTGTCTCATCACCAATATTCTCAATTTCAATGTACCACCTACTCAATGAGTTCGCACGAACTGTACCATAGTCATGAGTTGGATTCACAACATGAATACTCGGACCTGGATTTACTGCATCCCCGGTCATGGTTACATCAACCTGTGTTGCAAGAGGATCGTTTGAAAATACTGAAGCAACACAATTCAATGAACCTGCTTCCGAAGGAACATAGGTAAACGGAATAACAATATTATTGCCAGGTGTGATTGTTTGCGGGAGTGAAAGCGTGTAGTATACATCCGAGGCGTTTAGACCACTGAGTGTAATATCTGTAACTTCAAGATCTCCGGTACCTGCGCTGTAAACATAACAGTTCCATGAAGCCGAATCACCTACTGTTACTGTTCCAAAGGGGTAATTCGTATTTGGGATATTGATAACCGGAGTTCCTGCACCGCCAAGATCAACCTTATATAACCAGTCATTAGCATAGTCGGAACCATTATCACAATACCAAAGATACTGACCGTCATACACAACACCAGCAGGATCTTCATGTTCAGCAGCATGTGTTTCTAAAACATTACCAGTATTTGGATCAATTGCATATAATGCATCTCCCCAATAGTCGGCCATCCATACATTTCCATGTTCCATACAGAGATCCCATGGTTGGTTATCCGGAGCGGTAAATTGTTGAAGAATAGTGCCAGAAGTGTTAACTTTATAAATCGTAGCAGGATCAGGATAGTACGTTGCGACCCAGAAATCACCACTATCATAAGCAATGCCGGACATATAATGATCAGGTAGATTGAATTGCGAAATTAAGCTTCCACTCATATTAAATTGCATAGCAACTGCAGGAGTTGAAGTGCTTCCCGGATGGTCAGTTGTCCATAGATAAGTACCATCATAGGTGAGACCAAAGGCATCACCTTGAGTGCCGGTAAATTGCAATTGATACGAACCATTTGATGGATCGATCCGATATACATCTCCACCGGCGGAACCGTAAATACCACTGTAAAGGTATGTTCCATCCCATGCAAGCCCTGATGAACCTTCAGGAATCGGATACTGTGCTAGAATTGTCCATTCTCTGTTAGCTAAAAGAGCAAGCGGTATTAAAAGAAAAATCATAGAAATGAAAATAAATTTTTTCATCTTCTTTGCACTCCTTTTGTTTTTTTCAAGAATCTTATATGTAAGAATATTTTGTCAATTTGTAATCTATTTCTCAAATTTATAAAAAAAAAAGCACCCATGATTGAACATGAGTGCTTGTAAGAATATTTTGGGAACTTCGGATTAATACATTCCGCCCATTCCACCCATACCGCCACCTGGGGGCATAGCTGGAGCTGCACCTTCTTTTTCTGGAAGATCAGCAACGATACATTCAGTTGTGAGGAATAATCCTGCAATACTGCATGCATTCTGGACTGCAGATCGTGTAACCTTGGCAGGATCAATAACACCATCAGCCATAAGGTCAGAATAGACACAGGTTGCTGCATTAAATCCAATTTTCGGGTCTTTTTCATTATGAAGTTTTTCAACAACAACATCACCGGCAAATCCAGCGTTCTTAGCTATTTGATACACTGGTTTTTCGAGTGCTTTTTTAAGGATTTCAGCACCAATTTTCTCTTCAGCATCAAGTTTAAGTTTATCGATTGCTTTGGCAGAACGAAGCAATGCACATCCACCACCGATCACGATACCTTCTTCAACAGCAGCACGTGTTGCCTGAAGTGCATCATCAACTCGGTGCTTTTTCTCTTTCATTTCGGTCTCAGTTGCTGCACCGATATTTAATACAGCGACACCGCCCGAAAGTTTTGCAAGGCGTTCTTGAAGTTTTTCTTTATCATAATCTGAGGTTGTGTCTTCAATCTGCTGCTTGATCTGCTTGATACGACCATGAAGATCTTTTTCTGCACCTTTTCCTTCGCGGATCGTGGTATTTTCCTTATCAATAATGATTTTCTTTGCAATACCAAGATCATGAAGTTTCGTATTCTCGAGTTTAAGACCGACTTCTTCTGAAATAACGGTTCCACCTGTAAGGATTGCAATATCCTGAAGCATCTCTTTTCTACGATCGCCAAAACCAGGAGCTTTGACAGCACATACATTCAAAGTACCGCGCAGTTTGTTTACAACGAGTGTTGCAAGCGCTTCACCTTCCACATCTTCTGCAATGATCAAGAGAGGTTTGCCTGTTTGGGAAACTTCCTGAAGAATGGGAAGCAGGTCTTTCATGACCGATATCTTCTTATCGAGAAGAAGCAGATAAGCACTTTCGAGTTCTGCAACCATCTTGTCAGTATCGGTTACAAAATATGGAGAAAGATATCCTCTATCGAATTGCATACCTTCCACTTTTTCAAGATAGGTTTTCATTGTCTTGGATTCTTCGACGTTGATAACACCTTCATTTCCGACCATTTCCATAGCATCTGCGATGAGTTTTCCGATTTCTTCATCATTGTTAGCTGAAATGGTAGCGATCTGCTCGATCTCGCTTGATGTATTGATCGGTTTACTTAATTTGCCGATCTCATCAACGACCAATTCAGATGCTTTCATTAATCCACGCTTCATAAACATAGGATTCACGCCTGCTGTGACGTGTTTAAATCCTTCTTGAATAATTGCTTGTGCGAGTAGTGTTGCAGTTGTCGTTCCATCACCAGCAACATCATGGGTCTTTGTAGCCACTTCTTTGACCATCTGAGCACCCATGTTCTCATACTTATCTTCAAGTTCAATTTCTTTTGCAATGGTCACACCGTCATTCGTGATAGTGGGTGATCCAAAGCTTTTCTCAAGTACAACATTTCTGCCGCGTGGTCCAAGCGTTGTCTTTACTGCGTTTGCAAGTAAGTCAACACCACGTTTTAGATTTTCTCTGGCTTCATGTCCAAATTCAAGTTGTTTAGCCATTTTGCCTCCTGTTTATTATTTTTTGATTCTTAATTTTATTTTCGCTTAATGGCAATTTCACCGTCTTTCATGTCAACAAAAAGCTTTCTGTGCTTTTGAGACATTTCTCCGTCTTCAATATTATAATCCTTGAGGAGTTCAAGAGCAATTTTATTTTCAACTTCTTTTTGAATTATTCTCTTTAATGGTCGTGCGCCATACTGAGGATCATAGCCATGTTGAAGAAGAAATTCTTCAGCTTTTTCAGAAAAGTCTATGTCAAATCCTCTGGATGCCAACCGTTTTTTCAGATCACCAAGCTGGATCATCATGATCTCTTTCATATCTTCCTGTGATAGTTTGTGAAAGATGATGATCTCATCTAATCTGTTAAGAAATTCAGGTCTGAAATGAGTTTGAAGAGCTTTCATAACAACAGTTCGCGAAATATCTTCTTTTGAGCTGGCAGCAAAGATTTCCTGAGATGCAATGTTGGATGTCATGATGATCACAGTATTTGTGAAATCGACAGTACGACCCTGTCCGTCAGTGAGACGTCCATCCTCCATGATCTGGAGAAGAATATTGAATACATCAGGATGTGCTTTCTCGATCTCATCAAAAAGGATAACGCAATATGGTCTTCTGCGAACTGCTTCTGTGAGTTGACCGCCCTCTTCATAACCAACATATCCGGGAGGAGCACCGACAAGTTTCGAAACTGTATGACGTTCCATGTATTCTGACATATCAAGACGGATCATAGCTTTTTCAGTATCAAAAAGAATCTTCGAGAGTGTTTTTGCCAGTTCGGTTTTTCCAACACCTGTTGGGCCGAGGAACATAAAGGTTCCTATCGGGCGACCCTCGGGACTGATGCCTGCACGGTTTCTACGAATGGCATGAGATATTGCAACGATTGCTTCATCCTGACCTACTACTCGTTTATGGAGATCTTTTTCCATATCAACAAGCCGTGCAGCTTCGCTTTCGAGCATTTTAGAAATGGGAATATGTGTCCATTTGGATACGATCTCTGCTATATCATTTTCGTCGATCTCTTCTTTGAGGATTTGCTGATTTTTCTGCAGATCCTGGAGTTCTTTATTCTTTTTCTGTAGCTCTTCATTGAGTTTACTCATGGTTCCGTATTTCAGTTCGGAAGCTTTGGTCAGATCAGCATTTCTTTCAGCTCGTTCCATCTCAGTTTTGGTTTGATCGATATTCTTTTTTATCTCTCTAATTGAACTGATAAGTTCCTTTTCACGAGTCCAGTGTGTTCGTATATGATTCGCTTTCTCCTGAAGTTCTTTCAGACGTTCCTCAATTTCCTTTTTTCGGGCAACTGATTTTTCATCCTTCTCTTTTCTTAAAGAGTGGTTTTCAATCTCAAGTTGGCGGATCTTTCGTTCGATCTCATCTAATTCTGTGGGCAGACTGTCGATCTGAATTCGGATATGTGCGCATGCTTCGTCGATCAGATCGATCGCTTTGTCAGGGAGGAATCTATCCGTGATATATCTCTCAGAAAGAGTAGCAGCTGCAATAATAGCTGAATCTTTGATCTTCACACCATGATGGATTTCATACTTTTCTTTGATACCTCGAAGGATCGAAATCGTGTCGTTCGTGTCCGGCTCAAAAACCATGACCGGTTGAAAGCGGCGTTCGAGAGCAGCATCTTTTTCTATATATTTACGATATTCATTCAATGTTGTTGCACCGATACAATGAAGCTCACCTCGAGCCAGAGCCGGCTTAAGCATATTTGATGCATCAACAGCACCCTCAGCTGCACCAGCACCCACAACTGTGTGAAGCTCATCGATGAAAAGAATGACCTGTCCTTCTGCTGATTCGACTTCTTTAAGAACTGCTTTCAAACGATCTTCGAATTCTCCTCGAAATTTTGCGCCAGCAAGAAGGGATCCCATATCGAGTTCAACAATATCCTTGCCTTTAAGGTTCTCAGGGACATCATTTTCAACAACGCGCTTTGCAAGACCTTCAACAATAGCAGTTTTACCAACTCCAGCCTCTCCTATGAGAACCGGATTGTTCTTCCTGCGTCTCGAAAGTATCTGCATTACTGACCTGATCTCATCATCCCGACCGATAACAGGATCGAGCTTTCCTTTCCGAGCAAGGTCGGTTATATTTCTTGCATAACGTTCAAGAGCTTGATACTTCGCTTCGGGATTCTGATCGGTGATACGTTGATTCCCCCGTATATCTTTGAGGATCTGCATAACATCTTTTTCATTAATACCGAACTGTTTAAAAAGTTCAGTCAGTTCATTTTTATCTCGAAGCATCGCAAGAAAGATATGTTCCGTACTCAGGTAATCGTCATTTAACCTGTCCGCTTCTTTCTGGGCAGTTGTAAATATCCTGTTCAATTCTGTTGATAGATAGGGTTGTTGTGAACTGCCAGAAACGGATGGTTTGTTATGCAATATCTTTTCAATTGCATGATAGAACTGGTCTTTATTGACCTCTAACTTATTCAAGATAGAAGGAATAATTCCTTCAGGCTGTTTCATCAGCACAGCCATAACATGAGCTGGTGTGATCTCTTGATGACCAAACTCCTGGGCAAGCTGAAGTGCTGACTGAATAGCCTCTTGTGCCTTTAATGTAAATTTATTTAAATTCATATAATGATTAAATTTCTCCGATTTTATTAAAAAATATAGAGGTATTAATAGCATTGTCAAATAATTTTGGCACTTAAATTATAAGAGTGCTAATTAATAAAAAACTTGTAATATTTTTAATCTTGATGTCAATAGTGTTATTAAAATTTAGAGGAAAATGATGGATAAGATTTCGGTCATAGGAATGGGAAGCTGGGGTACGACCCTTGCAATATTATTAGCAGATAAAGGATATAAAATCGTAGGCTGGGAATGGATGCGAGACAGAGCCCTGGAAATGCAGAAAACCCGGGAAAATCCTTTCTTTTTAAAAGGATGTCACTTCCCAGATAATCTTCATGTAACAAATGACCTGTGCGATGCGGTCGATCAATCACCCATCATTATCATTGCAGTACCTTCACATGTTGTTCGTAAAATCATTAGCCAATGCAAAGATATTTTGTTAGATAAAAAAATCGTGAATGTTGCGAAAGGAATCGAGAATGAGACAATGCTCAGAATGTCTGAAGTAATTCATGATGAATCAGGATTGTCTTATGATAGTATCGCAACGCTTTCAGGACCTACGCATTCTGAAGAAGTGAGTAAAAAACTACCTGCAACAATCGTAGCTGCTTCTATTGATGAATCGTATGCAAAAGATGTTCAAAATCTCTTTATGACTGATTATTTCCGGGTTTATACAAGTACAGACATTATTGGAGTAGAGCTTGGTGGATCATTGAAAAACGTTATTGCTATTGGAGCAGGAATTTCTGACGGCATGGGAATGGGAGACAACACGAAAGCTGCACTTATTACGCGGGGCTTGAGAGAAATCACACGGCTGGGTGTTGCCTGCGGTGCAAATCCCCATACATTCTCTGGTATTTCAGGTATCGGTGATCTGATTGTTACCTGTGATAGCTTACACAGCAGAAATCGTTATGTTGGCAATCAACTTGCAAAGGGTTATACTCTCAAAGAGATTTTATCCTCGATGGAAATGGTTGCTGAAGGAGTGAATACAACCCGTTCTGCATATCAGCTCTCAAATAAAATGAATGTTGATATGCCCATAACAGAACAGATTCATGAGGTATTATTTGGCGCTCTCCCGCCACGAGAAGGTGTCATCACGCTTATGACGAGATCACCAAAAAGCGAGGATGAGTTTTAATATTGTGTCAGTTCTGTTTTTCATACATTAGA
The sequence above is a segment of the Candidatus Cloacimonadota bacterium genome. Coding sequences within it:
- the clpB gene encoding ATP-dependent chaperone ClpB, which gives rise to MNLNKFTLKAQEAIQSALQLAQEFGHQEITPAHVMAVLMKQPEGIIPSILNKLEVNKDQFYHAIEKILHNKPSVSGSSQQPYLSTELNRIFTTAQKEADRLNDDYLSTEHIFLAMLRDKNELTELFKQFGINEKDVMQILKDIRGNQRITDQNPEAKYQALERYARNITDLARKGKLDPVIGRDDEIRSVMQILSRRRKNNPVLIGEAGVGKTAIVEGLAKRVVENDVPENLKGKDIVELDMGSLLAGAKFRGEFEDRLKAVLKEVESAEGQVILFIDELHTVVGAGAAEGAVDASNMLKPALARGELHCIGATTLNEYRKYIEKDAALERRFQPVMVFEPDTNDTISILRGIKEKYEIHHGVKIKDSAIIAAATLSERYITDRFLPDKAIDLIDEACAHIRIQIDSLPTELDEIERKIRQLEIENHSLRKEKDEKSVARKKEIEERLKELQEKANHIRTHWTREKELISSIREIKKNIDQTKTEMERAERNADLTKASELKYGTMSKLNEELQKKNKELQDLQKNQQILKEEIDENDIAEIVSKWTHIPISKMLESEAARLVDMEKDLHKRVVGQDEAIVAISHAIRRNRAGISPEGRPIGTFMFLGPTGVGKTELAKTLSKILFDTEKAMIRLDMSEYMERHTVSKLVGAPPGYVGYEEGGQLTEAVRRRPYCVILFDEIEKAHPDVFNILLQIMEDGRLTDGQGRTVDFTNTVIIMTSNIASQEIFAASSKEDISRTVVMKALQTHFRPEFLNRLDEIIIFHKLSQEDMKEIMMIQLGDLKKRLASRGFDIDFSEKAEEFLLQHGYDPQYGARPLKRIIQKEVENKIALELLKDYNIEDGEMSQKHRKLFVDMKDGEIAIKRK
- the groL gene encoding chaperonin GroEL (60 kDa chaperone family; promotes refolding of misfolded polypeptides especially under stressful conditions; forms two stacked rings of heptamers to form a barrel-shaped 14mer; ends can be capped by GroES; misfolded proteins enter the barrel where they are refolded when GroES binds), translated to MAKQLEFGHEARENLKRGVDLLANAVKTTLGPRGRNVVLEKSFGSPTITNDGVTIAKEIELEDKYENMGAQMVKEVATKTHDVAGDGTTTATLLAQAIIQEGFKHVTAGVNPMFMKRGLMKASELVVDEIGKLSKPINTSSEIEQIATISANNDEEIGKLIADAMEMVGNEGVINVEESKTMKTYLEKVEGMQFDRGYLSPYFVTDTDKMVAELESAYLLLLDKKISVMKDLLPILQEVSQTGKPLLIIAEDVEGEALATLVVNKLRGTLNVCAVKAPGFGDRRKEMLQDIAILTGGTVISEEVGLKLENTKLHDLGIAKKIIIDKENTTIREGKGAEKDLHGRIKQIKQQIEDTTSDYDKEKLQERLAKLSGGVAVLNIGAATETEMKEKKHRVDDALQATRAAVEEGIVIGGGCALLRSAKAIDKLKLDAEEKIGAEILKKALEKPVYQIAKNAGFAGDVVVEKLHNEKDPKIGFNAATCVYSDLMADGVIDPAKVTRSAVQNACSIAGLFLTTECIVADLPEKEGAAPAMPPGGGMGGMGGMY
- a CDS encoding choice-of-anchor D domain-containing protein — encoded protein: MKKFIFISMIFLLIPLALLANREWTILAQYPIPEGSSGLAWDGTYLYSGIYGSAGGDVYRIDPSNGSYQLQFTGTQGDAFGLTYDGTYLWTTDHPGSTSTPAVAMQFNMSGSLISQFNLPDHYMSGIAYDSGDFWVATYYPDPATIYKVNTSGTILQQFTAPDNQPWDLCMEHGNVWMADYWGDALYAIDPNTGNVLETHAAEHEDPAGVVYDGQYLWYCDNGSDYANDWLYKVDLGGAGTPVINIPNTNYPFGTVTVGDSASWNCYVYSAGTGDLEVTDITLSGLNASDVYYTLSLPQTITPGNNIVIPFTYVPSEAGSLNCVASVFSNDPLATQVDVTMTGDAVNPGPSIHVVNPTHDYGTVRANSLSRWYIEIENIGDETLTISNAYSSSPSHFYIDDAVTYPINLSPLQTVQMGVWFTPAAGVYYTETISIDSNDPSSPCTQVAVAGEGNNIDYPIGNQLWYYYISTSWDNSVKAIAPIPDINGDGIADVVVSSEDDYFRCFNGNSSGLADVLWEIEIPSGSLCYQHELSTTKDLNGDGYYDFVVGTPWGDRSIRAISGKTGAIIWTHDTQEYGDGGWVYQVDADFDFNADGVPDVVAATGDDGDTHTGPQRVYCLDGTDGSSLWEFYQPGPKFSAIGVDDVNGDNIPDAIGGGSNQSETNGYVYGINGANGTQLWSYGVSGSSVWALGQLDDINGDGVKDVIAGDFYGTFYYFDATNGNVLHTGSMGSCLLLDVEIFNDVNGDTYRDAMLENSSTNSRMLNGYNAGSIWNVSLVDKPWNIARIDDISGDGINDVIIGTLFQTNYGYFMNGVNGDILHSFNFGQAVDGINAIPDIVGDGSMEMVIGGREGTLSCYSGGLNSLVSIDDEPTSSNSLIAQNYPNPFSGNTTISFSKPDGEITPSTIKIYNLIGQLVTEADLDPMQNSFTWDGNNLNGVQVSSGVYFYKIQSGSYSVTSKMVYMK
- a CDS encoding NAD(P)H-dependent glycerol-3-phosphate dehydrogenase, encoding MDKISVIGMGSWGTTLAILLADKGYKIVGWEWMRDRALEMQKTRENPFFLKGCHFPDNLHVTNDLCDAVDQSPIIIIAVPSHVVRKIISQCKDILLDKKIVNVAKGIENETMLRMSEVIHDESGLSYDSIATLSGPTHSEEVSKKLPATIVAASIDESYAKDVQNLFMTDYFRVYTSTDIIGVELGGSLKNVIAIGAGISDGMGMGDNTKAALITRGLREITRLGVACGANPHTFSGISGIGDLIVTCDSLHSRNRYVGNQLAKGYTLKEILSSMEMVAEGVNTTRSAYQLSNKMNVDMPITEQIHEVLFGALPPREGVITLMTRSPKSEDEF